One region of Trachemys scripta elegans isolate TJP31775 chromosome 8, CAS_Tse_1.0, whole genome shotgun sequence genomic DNA includes:
- the LOC117882178 gene encoding retinol dehydrogenase 8-like, translating into MAQKTVLITGCSSGIGLALAVKMARDEQKRFKVYATMRNLTRKDKLAEAAGRTLGKTLEIKQLDVCSEESIKTCVSSIPDRRIDILVSNAGMGLIGPIECQTIDEMRTVMDTNFFGLVRLLKEILPDMKKRKSGHIVIISSVMGIQGILFNDVYAASKFAVEGFCESLAIQALKFKLQLSLIEPGPVITEFEKKVFEDGMKMDLSAADEETADMFTNIYLKNYKQIFQSLGQSAEDIAEHTVKIILAENPPFRHQTNTLYTPMTTLKYADPNGDLPIDTFYKMVFQHDKIFSASLNFIKLLRWRSRKSFDLGNPSQ; encoded by the exons TGTATGCTACCATGAGGAATCTGACCAGGAAGGACAAACTTGCAGAAGCTGCAGGCAGAACCTTGGGTAAAACCCTGGAAATTAAACAACTGGATGTCTGCAGTGAAGAGTCTATTAAAACATGCGTCAGTAGCATCCCTGACAGAAGGATTGATATCCTAG TTAGCAATGCTGGTATGGGGCTCATTGGACCTATTGAATGCCAGACCATAGATGAGATGAGAACTGTGATGGATACAAACTTCTTCGGATTGGTTCGACTCTTGAAGGAGATTTTACCTGATATGAAGAAGAGGAAGAGTGGACATATAGTTATAATAAGTAGTGTCATGGGAATACAAG GTATTTTGTTCAATGATGTTTATGCTGCATCTAAATTTGCTGTGGAAGGATTCTGTGAAAGTTTAGCCATACAAGCACTCAAGTTTAAACTTCA GCTAAGTCTGATTGAGCCAGGCCCAGTGATCACAGAATTTGAAAAAAAGGTGTTTGAAGATGGAATGAAAATGGATCTTTCGGCTGCCGATGAAGAAACTGCTGACATGTTTACTAATATTTACCTTAAAAATTACAAACAGATTTTCCAAAGCCTGGGACAGAGTGCAGAGGACATAGCAGAG CATACAGTAAAGATAATTCTTGCAGAAAATCCACCTTTTCGCCATCAGACCAACACCCTGTATACACCAATGACAACCTTGAAATATGCAGATCCAAATGGAGATTTACCTATTGATACCTTCTACAAAATGGTTTTTCAGCATGATAAAATCTTCAGTGCAAGTCTTAACTTCATCAAACTGCTAAGGTGGAGAAGCAGAAAAAGCTTTGATTTGGGAAACCCTTCACAATGA